A window of Zingiber officinale cultivar Zhangliang chromosome 5A, Zo_v1.1, whole genome shotgun sequence contains these coding sequences:
- the LOC121980595 gene encoding nucleobase-ascorbate transporter 6-like: MTGGGSSDDGSGGAQRAAVPSKPEEAAQPHQVKDQLPDVSYCITSPPPWPEAFLLGFQHYLVMLGTSVIIPTALVPQMGGGNDEIARVIQTLLFVAGINTLLQTTFGTRLPAVVGGSYTFTLPTISIILASRYSHIMDPHQRFLRVMRGTQGALIAASAVQIILGFSGLWRLVVRLLSPLSAAPLVALVGFGLYQHGFPAVAKCIEIGLPQLILLIILSQYIPHAMQSRKHVVELFALVISVGIVWLFALILTVGGAYRHAPRRTQLHCRTDRSGLIGASPWIRIPYPFQWGTPTFDAGEAFAMMVASFVALVESTGGFIAVSRFASATQMPPSVLSRGVGWQGIGVLLDGIFGTVNGSTVSVENAGLLALTRVGSRRVVQISAVFMIFFSVFGKFGAVFASIPGPILAAVYCLLFAYVGAAGLSFLQFCNLNSFRTKFILGFSVFMGLSVPQYFNEYTFVAGHGPVHTGARWFNDSISIFFSSQVLVAGSVAYFLDNTLKRNDGTTRKDRGYHFWDRFRSFRSDPRSEEFYSLPFNLNKYFPSV, translated from the exons ATGACAGGAGGAGGCAGCAGCGACGACGGCAGCGGAGGAGCCCAGCGGGCGGCGGTGCCATCAAAGCCGGAGGAGGCGGCACAGCCGCACCAAGTGAAGGACCAGTTGCCCGACGTTTCTTATTGCATAACTAGTCCTCCTCCGTGGC CTGAAGCCTTCCTCTTAGGATTCCAGCACTACCTTGTAATGCTAGGAACTTCAGTCATCATTCCTACAGCTCTTGTTCCTCAAATGGGAGGAGGAAAT gATGAAATAGCAAGAGTGATCCAAACCCTACTGTTTGTGGCTGGCATAAACACCCTGCTACAGACAACGTTTGGAACTCGATTGCCTGCTGTGGTTGGTGGCTCATACACTTTCACTCTCCCCACAATCTCAATCATTTTGGCTTCTCGCTACAGTCACATTATGGACCCTCATCAG CGATTTTTACGCGTCATGAGGGGGACACAGGGGGCTCTCATTGCTGCCTCAGCTGTGCAGATCATACTAGGCTTTAGTGGCCTATGGCGCCTTGTAGTAAG ATTACTGAGTCCTCTTTCGGCTGCACCACTGGTTGCTCTGGTTGGCTTTGGCCTCTACCAACATGGATTTCCTGCA GTTGCAAAATGTATAGAAATTGGACTTCCGCAGCTAATACTGCTCATAATACTTTCACAG TATATTCCACATGCAATGCAATCAAGGAAGCATGTTGTCGAACTGTTTGCACTCGTAATCTCGGTTGGAATTGTATGGCTTTTTGCCTTGATCCTCACTGTGGGAGGTGCATATAGACATGCACCTAGAAGAACTCAACTTCACTGTCGTACCGACCGGTCTGGGCTCATCGGAGCATCTCCATG GATAAGAATCCCCTACCCTTTTCAATGGGGGACTCCAACTTTTGATGCTGGTGAAGCTTTTGCCATGATGGTTGCTTCATTTGTTGCTCTTGTAGAG TCGACTGGAGGTTTTATAGCTGTTTCAAGGTTTGCAAGTGCCACACAAATGCCACCATCAGTTCTAAGTCGAGGTGTTGGATGGCAG GGAATTGGAGTTTTGCTGGATGGGATATTTGGAACAGTGAACGGATCCACTGTGTCTGT TGAAAATGCCGGTCTGCTGGCTTTGACTCGTGTTGGTAGCAGAAGAGTAGTTCAAATATCTGCAGTGTTCATGATCTTCTTCTCTGTATTTG GAAAATTTGGAGCTGTTTTTGCCTCTATTCCAGGGCCAATTCTTGCAGCTGTGTATTGTCTTCTCTTTGCATATGTTG GTGCTGCAGGTCTCAGTTTCCTTCAGTTCTGTAACTTAAACAGCTTCAGGACAAAGTTCATTTTAGGGTTTTCTGTGTTCATGGGTTTATCAGTTCCTCAATACTTCAATGAATATACTTTTGTTGCTGGCCATGGTCCAGTGCATACTGGTGCTAGATGG TTCAATGATAGCATCAGCATCTTCTTCTCCTCGCAAGTGCTAGTCGCCGGCTCTGTAGCATATTTCTTGGACAACACTCTGAAAAGAAATGATGGCACGACGAGGAAAGATAGAGGATATCACTTTTGGGATAGGTTTCGATCGTTTAGATCGGATCCGAGGAGCGAGGAATTCTACTCATTGCCATTTAATCTCAACAAGTATTTTCCATCAGTCTGA
- the LOC121980594 gene encoding protein STRUBBELIG-RECEPTOR FAMILY 8-like — MVRGEMRHPPRFSMEIGRLAAALPSSLLLLLLLIIIITGGAVVVESATDSSDVQALGVLYTYLNSPPQLAGWKPSGGDPCGDSWKGITCSGSAVTAIQLSGLGLNGSLGFLLSDLLSLTTLDLSDNNIQETIPYQLPPNVIYLNLAGNNLSGNLPYSISNMAQLNYLNLSHNQLSQSIGDIFRNLQSLSDLDLSFDNFMGDLPSSFGYLSNLSSLFLQSNQLTGPIDVLANLSLSNLNIAANHFTGWIPPEFSSIQNLELGGNSFSNSLAPPPPLYTPPPPSRPHRVHNSSQASWHAPQRSLPQHHASDRKRLATGLLIGIATGSILGLLCIILALVLCLHKVLKSEDISASNANDHERPAAVATNTVIAKEMQEKKLKSSITTPKPIADTVIVEKMHGKSGASKRPKVPITATPYTVASLQMATNSFSQDFLVGEGSFGRVYRAELPNGKVLAVKKIDSVAISLQEEDNFLEAISTMSRLRHPNIVILSGYCIEYGQRLLVYEYIGNGTLHDKLHFTDFSSKILSWNARIRVALGTAKALEYLHEVCLPAVVHRNFKSSNILLDEELNPHLSDCCLAALRPNTERQVSTEVAGSFGYSAPEFAMLGVYTIKSDVYSFGVVMLELLTGRKPLDSSRARSEQSLVRWASPQLHDIDALSKMVDPALNGMYPAKSLSRFADIIALCVQPEPEFRPPMSEVVQQLVRLVQRASVVRRHSDELGFSYRVPDQNTSMSEISKF, encoded by the exons ATGGTGAGGGGGGAGATGAGGCATCCTCCTCGTTTTTCCATGGAAATCGGCCGTCTCGCTGCCGCATTGCCATctagcctcctcctcctcctcctcctcatcatcatcatcactgGCGGTGCGGTCGTGGTGGAGTCAGCCACCGACTCATCGGATG TTCAAGCACTTGGCGTGCTATACACTTATTTGAATAGCCCCCCGCAGCTTGCCGGTTGGAAGCCGAGCGGCGGCGATCCATGCGGCGATTCGTGGAAGGGGATCACTTGTTCTGGTTCAGCAGTAACTGCTAT TCAGCTATCAGGATTAGGGCTCAATGGTTCCCTGGGATTTCTCCTTTCAGATCTCTTGTCCTTAACAACACT TGACCTGAGTGACAACAATATACAAGAGACCATTCCATATCAGTTACCACCGAATGTTATATATCT GAATCTTGCTGGTAATAATCTTTCTGGGAATCTTCCATATTCTATATCCAATATGGCTCAATTGAATTACCT TAATCTCAGCCACAACCAACTTTCTCAATCAATTGGTGATATCTTTAGGAATCTTCAGAGCCTCTCTGACTT GGATTTGTCTTTCGATAACTTTATGGGAGATCTTCCAAGCTCTTTTGGCTATTTGTCGAACCTTTCTAGTCT TTTTTTACAAAGCAACCAACTGACAGGACCAATTGATGTTCTTGCAAATCTCAGCCTAAGTAATTT AAACATTGCAGCTAACCATTTTACTGGATGGATACCTCCGGAGTTCAGCTCCATTCAAAATCTTGA ACTTGGAGGTAATTCATTTTCCAATAGTCTGGCTCCACCTCCACCACTATACACGCCACCGCCTCCAAGTAGGCCACACAGGGTGCATAATAGTAGTCAAGCTTCTTGGCATGCACCGCAGAGGTCATTACCTCAACATCATGCAAGTGATCGCAAGAGATTGGCTACAGGCCTGTTAATAGGGATAGCTACAGGCTCCATACTTGGTCTACTTTGCATAATACTCGCCCTTGTATTATGCCTTCACAAAGTCCTCAAGAGTGAAGATATCAGTGCAAGTAATGCGAATGATCATGAAAGGCCTGCTGCTGTTGCTACAAATACAG TGATTGCAAAGGAGATGCAAGAGAAGAAGCTGAAAAGTTCTATTACTACTCCAAAACCTATTGCTGACACTGTGATAGTTGAGAAGATGCACGGGAAGAGTGGAGCTAGCAAGCGTCCAAAAGTTCCTATAACTGCAACACCATATACAGTTGCTTCTCTTCAAATGGCAACAAATAGCTTTAGTCAGGATTTTCTTGTTGGTGAAGGCTCCTTTGGTCGGGTTTACAGAGCCGAGCTTCCTAATGGAAAG GTTTTGGCGGTTAAAAAAATAGACAGTGTGGCAATATCCTTACAGGAGGAAGACAACTTCCTCGAGGCTATTTCAACTATGTCAAGGCTTCGGCATCCAAACATTGTTATACTTTCAGGCTATTGTATTGAATATGGGCAGCGGCTTTTGGTTTATGAATATATTGGAAATGGAACCTTGCACGACAAGTTGCACTTTACCGATTTCAGCAGCAAGATATTATCCTGGAATGCACGCATAAGAGTGGCGCTTGGCACCGCCAAAGCACTAGA GTACCTGCATGAAGTATGCTTGCCTGCTGTTGTACACAGAAACTTCAAGTCTTCAAATATTCTACTCGATGAAGAACTCAATCCTCACTTATCGGACTGTTGTCTAGCTGCACTAAGgccaaacacagagagacag GTTTCAACCGAGGTAGCTGGCTCATTTGGTTACAGTGCTCCAGAATTTGCAATGTTGGGAGTGTATACCATAAAGAGTGATGTATATAGCTTCGGGGTCGTGATGTTAGAGCTGCTGACTGGTCGGAAGCCACTGGATAG TTCTAGAGCGAGGTCAGAACAATCTCTAGTCAGATGGGCATCTCCTCAACTTCATGATATCGATGCATTGTCCAAGATGGTAGATCCTGCATTGAACGGAATGTACCCAGCAAAATCGCTCTCCCGTTTTGCCGACATAATCGCACTCTGTGTTCAG CCGGAGCCGGAATTCCGCCCCCCGATGTCGGAGGTTGTCCAGCAACTAGTCCGGCTAGTGCAAAGAGCAAGTGTGGTCCGGAGGCACTCAGACGAACTTGGGTTTTCTTACAGAGTGCCTGATCAGAACACAAGCATGTCTGAAATATCCAAGTTTTAA
- the LOC121980597 gene encoding spermidine synthase 1-like encodes MEREEVAADREVEEVAKRATPSEEEPASDGISAVIPGWFSEISPMWPGEAHSLKVEKVLFQAKSDYQNVLVFQSSTYGKVLVLDGVIQVTDRDECAYQEMITHLPLCSIPNPRKVLVIGGGDGGVLREVSRYSSVEQIDICEIDKMVIDVSKQFFPHLAVGYKDPRVTLHIGDGVAFLKAVPEGTYDAIIVDSSDPIGPAQELFEKPFFESIAKALRPGGVVCTQAESIWLHMQLIEDIVSACRQVFRGSVSYAWTTVPTYPSGVIGFMLCSTEGPAVDFQHPVYHIDQDEISIKSMGPLKFYNSEIHSAAFCLPSFAKRVIGSKAR; translated from the exons ATGGAGCGCGAGGAAGTGGCGGCGGATAGAGAGGTGGAGGAGGTGGCGAAGAGAGCAACGCCGAGCGAGGAAGAACCGGCGTCCGATGGAATCTCCGCCGTCATCCCTGGGTGGTTCTCCGAGATCAGCCCCATGTGGCCAG GAGAGGCTCACTCTTTGAAGGTTGAAAAGGTTTTGTTTCAGGCAAAATCAGATTACCAAAATGTACTGGTATTCCAG tcATCAACCTACGGCAAGGTTCTTGTCTTAGATGGAGTGATTCAAGTAACAGACCGAGATGAATGTGCTTACCAAGAAATGATTACTCATCTTCCATTGTGCTCAATACCAAATCCTAGAAAG GTACTGGTTATTGGTGGTGGTGATGGAGGTGTGCTGCGAGAAGTTTCACGTTATTCTTCTGTGGAGCAAATAGATATATGCGAGATTGATAAGATGGTTATAGAT GTTTCAAAGCAATTCTTTCCACATCTCGCTGTTGGTTATAAGGATCCTCGTGTCACTCTGCATATTGGTGATG GAGTTGCATTTCTGAAAGCTGTTCCCGAAGGTACCTATGATGCAATCATTGTGGATTCATCTGATCCAATAG GTCCAGCTCAAGAACTTTTTGAGAAGCCTTTCTTTGAGTCTATTGCTAAAGCCCTTCGCCCAGGTGGAGTTGTATGCACCCAAGCGGAGAGCATATGGCTTCATATGCAACTGATCGAAGACATTGTTTCTGCTTGTCGCCAGGTCTTCCGAGGCTCTGTGAGTTATGCTTGGACGACTGTTCCAACATACCCAAG TGGAGTTATCGGGTTCATGCTTTGTTCAACCGAAGGACCAGCAGTTGATTTCCAGCATCCTGTATACCACATTGATCAGGATGAGATTTCTATCAAATCTATGGGACCCTTGAAGTTTTATAATTCTGAG ATCCATTCTGCTGCATTCTGTTTGCCTTCTTTTGCAAAGAGAGTCATTGGTTCCAAAGCTCGCTGA
- the LOC121979638 gene encoding putative CCR4-associated factor 1 homolog 8: MSNVVEQSLVIEDLLRYFPIVAIDTEFPGFLRDTPRHASDEQHYADVKHNVDGTSIIQFGLALFDASGNQPWPGCCWQFNFADFDPDLSASSPNSIRLLQESGHDLHKNRRNGIKSTQCYSLLRHKLFRGHNAKYITFHGLYDVAYLMKVLTAGRPLPDTLPEFLFEAGNIFGELYDLKHVARSCPGLLGGELGLTKLARLVELRGRLERTQRPLKAEGVAHQAGFDSMVIGLVFTEMKKRWEIEKAQFVMVLYGVEKACVEFKIKASIERAQRLSSLPPLLQWLPPVHGVVNYHPPANDATISVEQTTIPQLQLPQSSSVVVNYSSPVLLPASAPPFNPVQPVQYYFHSWPYPMQFMHYFA, encoded by the exons ATGAGCAATGTGGTGGAGCAGTCTCTAGTAATCGAGGATCTCCTCCGTTATTTCCCTATCGTTGCCATCGACACTGAGTTTCCCGGCTTCCTCCGTGACACTCCCCGCCACGCCTCCGATGAACAACACTACGCCGACGTGAAGCACAATGTCGACGGCACCAGCATCATTCAATTTGGCCTCGCCCTGTTCGATGCTAGCGGCAACCAGCCATGGCCCGGTTGTTGCTGGCAATTCAACTTCGCTGACTTCGACCCCGACCTCAGTGCTTCCTCGCCCAACTCCATCCGCCTCTTGCAGGAGAGCGGCCACGACCTGCATAAGAACCGCCGCAACGGCATCAAGTCGACGCAATGCTACTCTCTTCTACGCCACAAGCTGTTCCGCGGCCACAACGCTAAGTACATAACTTTCCATGGACTCTACGACGTCGCTTACCTGATGAAGGTGCTCACCGCCGGAAGACCACTCCCTGACACTCTGCCGGAGTTTCTATTCGAAGCTGGAAATATTTTCGGCGAACTGTACGACCTGAAGCACGTGGCTAGGTCTTGCCCCGGGCTCCTTGGCGGCGAGCTCGGCCTCACAAAGTTGGCCAGGTTGGTggaactaagggggcgtttg gaaagaacccaACGCCCCCTAAAAGCAGAGGGCGTTGCGCATCAGGCCGGCTTTGACAGCATGGTGATCGGATTGGTGTTCACCGAGATGAAGAAGAGATGGGAGATCGAGAAGGCGCAATTTGTCATGGTGCTGTACGGGGTGGAGAAAGCTTGCGTGGAGTTCAAGATCAAGGCGAGTATCGAGAGGGCACAACGACTCAGCAGTCTTCCTCCCCTGCTGCAATGGCTCCCGCCGGTCCATGGCGTCGTCAATTATCATCCTCCTGCGAATGATGCAACGATTTCTGTAGAACAGACGACCATCCCGCAGCTGCAGCTGCCGCAGTCGTCTTCGGTGGTCGTCAATTACAGCTCTCCTGTGTTGCTGCCGGCGAGCGCTCCTCCGTTCAACCCAGTGCAACCGGTGCAGTATTACTTTCATTCTTGGCCTTACCCAATGCAGTTCATGCACTATTTCGCCTAA